From one Desmodus rotundus isolate HL8 unplaced genomic scaffold, HLdesRot8A.1 manual_scaffold_360, whole genome shotgun sequence genomic stretch:
- the RINL gene encoding ras and Rab interactor-like protein isoform X3 has product MGPRGKAMASHILRMAQPEDQASAGLTYGERLENGAGETCLGVLRAPEPLLRLQRIWGVWQIPELDAQGAEALLELWPPGSFLVTGHDPSQVLVLRTGPSPGEVNTYQIQKLPGGVCLESSKLCMPDLPHLLAFLSASRDVLPRTLLLPPPALGPGEQHAGRVLSVVNKVYLEIHRGQGTEQTSPETPPETAKKNDPAPRNPAPHQVSWVESPLSSEVHHPGPALASLGEEEEETDNYKDEEEGPEDVLTSHVQALARSRSSYVARQFRGLKARLTSDAEGPHRPGDPATELLQDVRHLLTDLQDHLAKDPSVRAVVGSRGPGVPQKDEDLGPAVEAALCRAVLAPLKPALWARLRTLRAPELRRLRRRQIALRAGAGPRGAQGAGPEGQGPALRSRIHSRLAHLHAACAPRRKVALLLAVCSDVYAGLASGQNEEPLGADAFLPALTEELIWSPDIGETQLDVEFLMELLDPEELLGEAGYYLTTWFGALHHIANYQPDAGRAPKGLSSEARASLRQWHRRRTLHRQGLARSQEAEGDLTQIGKSNMKTEHRIEDNGLEVT; this is encoded by the exons atGGGACCCAG AGGCAAGGCCATGGCCTCCCACATCCTGAGGATGGCCCAGCCAGAGGACCAGGCCTCGGCAGGCCTCACCTATGGGGAGAG ACTGGAGAATGGGGCAGGTGAGACCTGCTTAGGGGTCCTCAGGGCCCCAGAGCCACTGCTTCGACTGCAGAGGATATGGGGGGTGTGGCAGATCCCAGAGCTGGACGCCCAGGGTGCAGAAGCCCTTCTGGAGCTGTGGCCACCGGGG AGTTTCCTGGTCACAGGACATGACCCCAGCCAGGTCCTGGTGTTGAGGACAGGACCTTCACCAGGGGAAGTCAACACTTACCAGATCCAGAAGCTTCCTGGAG gtgTGTGTCTGGAATCCTCCAAACTCTGCATGCCAGACCTGCCCCATCTCCTGGCCTTCCTATCAGCCAGCAG GGATGTTTTGCCCAGAACTCTGCTCTTGCCCCCTCCTGCTCTAGGGCCTGGGGAACAACACGCAG GGAGGGTGCTCTCCGTGGTGAACAAGGTCTACCTGGAGATCCAcagagggcaggggacagagcagaCTTCCCCAGAGACACCTCCAGAGACTGCCAAGAAAAATGATCCAG CCCCCAGGAACCCTGCCCCTCATCAGGTCTCTTGGGTGGAAAGCCCACTCAGCTCAGAAGTACACCATCCTGGGCCAGCTCTGGCCagcctgggagaggaggaggaggagactgacAACTACAAAGATGAAGAGGAAGGACCTGAGGATGTGCTTACGAGTCACGTCCAGGCTCTGGCCAGGTCCAGGAGCAGCTATGTGGCCAGACAGTTCCGAGGCCTCAAGGCACGCCTCACCTCAGACGCTGAGGGCCCCCACAGGCCCGGAGACCCCGCCACAGAGCTGCTTCAGGATGTGCGGCACCTCCTTACTGACCTCCAGGATCACTTGGCAAAGGACCCCAGTGTCAGGGCTGTCGTTGGGAGCAGGGGGCCTGGGGTCCCCCAGAAGGACGAGGATCTTG GCCCCGCAGTGGAGGCGGCCTTGTGCCGGGCGGTACTGGCGCCCCTGAAGCCGGCGCTGTGGGCTCGACTCCGCACGCTCCGCGCCCCAGAGCTGCGGCGACTGCGGCGGCGACAAATAGCTCTGCGAGCAGGGGCTGGGCCTCGCGGAGCTCAGGGGGCGGGGCCCGAAGGACAGGGCCCCGCCTTGCGCAGCCGCATCCACTCGCGCCTCGCGCACCTCCACGCCGCTTGCGCCCCACGCCGCAAGGTGGCGTTGCTGCTGGCGGTGTGCAGTGATGTCTACGCGGGGCTGGCTTCGGGCCAGAATGAAG AGCCCCTGGGCGCTGACGCCTTCCTCCCAGCGTTGACCGAGGAGCTTATCTGGAGTCCGGACATTGGGGAGACACAGCTGGACGTGGAGTTTCTCATGGAGCTCTTGGATCCGGAAGAGCTACTGGGAGAAG CTGGGTACTACCTGACCACATGGTTTGGGGCTCTGCACCACATCGCCAACTACCAGCCCGACGCCGGACGTGCGCCAAAGGGGCTCAGCTCTGAGGCCCGTGCCTCCTTGCGCCAGTGGCACCGCAGGCGGACGCTACACAGACAGGGCCTCGCCAGATCTCAG gaggcagagggagacttGACACAAATTGGAAAAAGCAACATGAAGACAGAGCATAGAATCGAAGACAATGGCCTTGAGGTGACGTAG
- the RINL gene encoding ras and Rab interactor-like protein isoform X4: MGPRGKAMASHILRMAQPEDQASAGLTYGERLENGAGETCLGVLRAPEPLLRLQRIWGVWQIPELDAQGAEALLELWPPGSFLVTGHDPSQVLVLRTGPSPGEVNTYQIQKLPGGVCLESSKLCMPDLPHLLAFLSASRDVLPRTLLLPPPALGPGEQHAGRVLSVVNKVYLEIHRGQGTEQTSPETPPETAKKNDPAPRNPAPHQVSWVESPLSSEVHHPGPALASLGEEEEETDNYKDEEEGPEDVLTSHVQALARSRSSYVARQFRGLKARLTSDAEGPHRPGDPATELLQDVRHLLTDLQDHLAKDPSVRAVVGSRGPGVPQKDEDLGPAVEAALCRAVLAPLKPALWARLRTLRAPELRRLRRRQIALRAGAGPRGAQGAGPEGQGPALRSRIHSRLAHLHAACAPRRKVALLLAVCSDVYAGLASGQNEEPLGADAFLPALTEELIWSPDIGETQLDVEFLMELLDPEELLGEAGYYLTTWFGALHHIANYQPDAGRAPKGLSSEARASLRQWHRRRTLHRQGLARSQANLPFEEPWGIETVPRDQ, encoded by the exons atGGGACCCAG AGGCAAGGCCATGGCCTCCCACATCCTGAGGATGGCCCAGCCAGAGGACCAGGCCTCGGCAGGCCTCACCTATGGGGAGAG ACTGGAGAATGGGGCAGGTGAGACCTGCTTAGGGGTCCTCAGGGCCCCAGAGCCACTGCTTCGACTGCAGAGGATATGGGGGGTGTGGCAGATCCCAGAGCTGGACGCCCAGGGTGCAGAAGCCCTTCTGGAGCTGTGGCCACCGGGG AGTTTCCTGGTCACAGGACATGACCCCAGCCAGGTCCTGGTGTTGAGGACAGGACCTTCACCAGGGGAAGTCAACACTTACCAGATCCAGAAGCTTCCTGGAG gtgTGTGTCTGGAATCCTCCAAACTCTGCATGCCAGACCTGCCCCATCTCCTGGCCTTCCTATCAGCCAGCAG GGATGTTTTGCCCAGAACTCTGCTCTTGCCCCCTCCTGCTCTAGGGCCTGGGGAACAACACGCAG GGAGGGTGCTCTCCGTGGTGAACAAGGTCTACCTGGAGATCCAcagagggcaggggacagagcagaCTTCCCCAGAGACACCTCCAGAGACTGCCAAGAAAAATGATCCAG CCCCCAGGAACCCTGCCCCTCATCAGGTCTCTTGGGTGGAAAGCCCACTCAGCTCAGAAGTACACCATCCTGGGCCAGCTCTGGCCagcctgggagaggaggaggaggagactgacAACTACAAAGATGAAGAGGAAGGACCTGAGGATGTGCTTACGAGTCACGTCCAGGCTCTGGCCAGGTCCAGGAGCAGCTATGTGGCCAGACAGTTCCGAGGCCTCAAGGCACGCCTCACCTCAGACGCTGAGGGCCCCCACAGGCCCGGAGACCCCGCCACAGAGCTGCTTCAGGATGTGCGGCACCTCCTTACTGACCTCCAGGATCACTTGGCAAAGGACCCCAGTGTCAGGGCTGTCGTTGGGAGCAGGGGGCCTGGGGTCCCCCAGAAGGACGAGGATCTTG GCCCCGCAGTGGAGGCGGCCTTGTGCCGGGCGGTACTGGCGCCCCTGAAGCCGGCGCTGTGGGCTCGACTCCGCACGCTCCGCGCCCCAGAGCTGCGGCGACTGCGGCGGCGACAAATAGCTCTGCGAGCAGGGGCTGGGCCTCGCGGAGCTCAGGGGGCGGGGCCCGAAGGACAGGGCCCCGCCTTGCGCAGCCGCATCCACTCGCGCCTCGCGCACCTCCACGCCGCTTGCGCCCCACGCCGCAAGGTGGCGTTGCTGCTGGCGGTGTGCAGTGATGTCTACGCGGGGCTGGCTTCGGGCCAGAATGAAG AGCCCCTGGGCGCTGACGCCTTCCTCCCAGCGTTGACCGAGGAGCTTATCTGGAGTCCGGACATTGGGGAGACACAGCTGGACGTGGAGTTTCTCATGGAGCTCTTGGATCCGGAAGAGCTACTGGGAGAAG CTGGGTACTACCTGACCACATGGTTTGGGGCTCTGCACCACATCGCCAACTACCAGCCCGACGCCGGACGTGCGCCAAAGGGGCTCAGCTCTGAGGCCCGTGCCTCCTTGCGCCAGTGGCACCGCAGGCGGACGCTACACAGACAGGGCCTCGCCAGATCTCAG GCTAACCTGCCCTTTGAGGAACCCTGGGGAATAGAGACTGTGCCAAGAGACCAATGA
- the RINL gene encoding ras and Rab interactor-like protein isoform X2, whose protein sequence is MASHILRMAQPEDQASAGLTYGERLENGAGETCLGVLRAPEPLLRLQRIWGVWQIPELDAQGAEALLELWPPGSFLVTGHDPSQVLVLRTGPSPGEVNTYQIQKLPGGVCLESSKLCMPDLPHLLAFLSASRDVLPRTLLLPPPALGPGEQHAGRVLSVVNKVYLEIHRGQGTEQTSPETPPETAKKNDPAPRNPAPHQVSWVESPLSSEVHHPGPALASLGEEEEETDNYKDEEEGPEDVLTSHVQALARSRSSYVARQFRGLKARLTSDAEGPHRPGDPATELLQDVRHLLTDLQDHLAKDPSVRAVVGSRGPGVPQKDEDLGPAVEAALCRAVLAPLKPALWARLRTLRAPELRRLRRRQIALRAGAGPRGAQGAGPEGQGPALRSRIHSRLAHLHAACAPRRKVALLLAVCSDVYAGLASGQNEEPLGADAFLPALTEELIWSPDIGETQLDVEFLMELLDPEELLGEAGYYLTTWFGALHHIANYQPDAGRAPKGLSSEARASLRQWHRRRTLHRQGLARSQFCCHRHRPVGEPQPDVLWTVSLSGFAWCVLLIRFWSCT, encoded by the exons ATGGCCTCCCACATCCTGAGGATGGCCCAGCCAGAGGACCAGGCCTCGGCAGGCCTCACCTATGGGGAGAG ACTGGAGAATGGGGCAGGTGAGACCTGCTTAGGGGTCCTCAGGGCCCCAGAGCCACTGCTTCGACTGCAGAGGATATGGGGGGTGTGGCAGATCCCAGAGCTGGACGCCCAGGGTGCAGAAGCCCTTCTGGAGCTGTGGCCACCGGGG AGTTTCCTGGTCACAGGACATGACCCCAGCCAGGTCCTGGTGTTGAGGACAGGACCTTCACCAGGGGAAGTCAACACTTACCAGATCCAGAAGCTTCCTGGAG gtgTGTGTCTGGAATCCTCCAAACTCTGCATGCCAGACCTGCCCCATCTCCTGGCCTTCCTATCAGCCAGCAG GGATGTTTTGCCCAGAACTCTGCTCTTGCCCCCTCCTGCTCTAGGGCCTGGGGAACAACACGCAG GGAGGGTGCTCTCCGTGGTGAACAAGGTCTACCTGGAGATCCAcagagggcaggggacagagcagaCTTCCCCAGAGACACCTCCAGAGACTGCCAAGAAAAATGATCCAG CCCCCAGGAACCCTGCCCCTCATCAGGTCTCTTGGGTGGAAAGCCCACTCAGCTCAGAAGTACACCATCCTGGGCCAGCTCTGGCCagcctgggagaggaggaggaggagactgacAACTACAAAGATGAAGAGGAAGGACCTGAGGATGTGCTTACGAGTCACGTCCAGGCTCTGGCCAGGTCCAGGAGCAGCTATGTGGCCAGACAGTTCCGAGGCCTCAAGGCACGCCTCACCTCAGACGCTGAGGGCCCCCACAGGCCCGGAGACCCCGCCACAGAGCTGCTTCAGGATGTGCGGCACCTCCTTACTGACCTCCAGGATCACTTGGCAAAGGACCCCAGTGTCAGGGCTGTCGTTGGGAGCAGGGGGCCTGGGGTCCCCCAGAAGGACGAGGATCTTG GCCCCGCAGTGGAGGCGGCCTTGTGCCGGGCGGTACTGGCGCCCCTGAAGCCGGCGCTGTGGGCTCGACTCCGCACGCTCCGCGCCCCAGAGCTGCGGCGACTGCGGCGGCGACAAATAGCTCTGCGAGCAGGGGCTGGGCCTCGCGGAGCTCAGGGGGCGGGGCCCGAAGGACAGGGCCCCGCCTTGCGCAGCCGCATCCACTCGCGCCTCGCGCACCTCCACGCCGCTTGCGCCCCACGCCGCAAGGTGGCGTTGCTGCTGGCGGTGTGCAGTGATGTCTACGCGGGGCTGGCTTCGGGCCAGAATGAAG AGCCCCTGGGCGCTGACGCCTTCCTCCCAGCGTTGACCGAGGAGCTTATCTGGAGTCCGGACATTGGGGAGACACAGCTGGACGTGGAGTTTCTCATGGAGCTCTTGGATCCGGAAGAGCTACTGGGAGAAG CTGGGTACTACCTGACCACATGGTTTGGGGCTCTGCACCACATCGCCAACTACCAGCCCGACGCCGGACGTGCGCCAAAGGGGCTCAGCTCTGAGGCCCGTGCCTCCTTGCGCCAGTGGCACCGCAGGCGGACGCTACACAGACAGGGCCTCGCCAGATCTCAG
- the RINL gene encoding ras and Rab interactor-like protein isoform X5 has product MCKRNIHQLLLSRPQLGPWPTTQSFLVTGHDPSQVLVLRTGPSPGEVNTYQIQKLPGGVCLESSKLCMPDLPHLLAFLSASRDVLPRTLLLPPPALGPGEQHAGRVLSVVNKVYLEIHRGQGTEQTSPETPPETAKKNDPAPRNPAPHQVSWVESPLSSEVHHPGPALASLGEEEEETDNYKDEEEGPEDVLTSHVQALARSRSSYVARQFRGLKARLTSDAEGPHRPGDPATELLQDVRHLLTDLQDHLAKDPSVRAVVGSRGPGVPQKDEDLGPAVEAALCRAVLAPLKPALWARLRTLRAPELRRLRRRQIALRAGAGPRGAQGAGPEGQGPALRSRIHSRLAHLHAACAPRRKVALLLAVCSDVYAGLASGQNEEPLGADAFLPALTEELIWSPDIGETQLDVEFLMELLDPEELLGEAGYYLTTWFGALHHIANYQPDAGRAPKGLSSEARASLRQWHRRRTLHRQGLARSQFCCHRHRPVGEPQPDVLWTVSLSGFAWCVLLIRFWSCT; this is encoded by the exons atgtgcaagagaaacatccatcagttgcttctctcacgcccccaactggggccgtggcccacaacccag AGTTTCCTGGTCACAGGACATGACCCCAGCCAGGTCCTGGTGTTGAGGACAGGACCTTCACCAGGGGAAGTCAACACTTACCAGATCCAGAAGCTTCCTGGAG gtgTGTGTCTGGAATCCTCCAAACTCTGCATGCCAGACCTGCCCCATCTCCTGGCCTTCCTATCAGCCAGCAG GGATGTTTTGCCCAGAACTCTGCTCTTGCCCCCTCCTGCTCTAGGGCCTGGGGAACAACACGCAG GGAGGGTGCTCTCCGTGGTGAACAAGGTCTACCTGGAGATCCAcagagggcaggggacagagcagaCTTCCCCAGAGACACCTCCAGAGACTGCCAAGAAAAATGATCCAG CCCCCAGGAACCCTGCCCCTCATCAGGTCTCTTGGGTGGAAAGCCCACTCAGCTCAGAAGTACACCATCCTGGGCCAGCTCTGGCCagcctgggagaggaggaggaggagactgacAACTACAAAGATGAAGAGGAAGGACCTGAGGATGTGCTTACGAGTCACGTCCAGGCTCTGGCCAGGTCCAGGAGCAGCTATGTGGCCAGACAGTTCCGAGGCCTCAAGGCACGCCTCACCTCAGACGCTGAGGGCCCCCACAGGCCCGGAGACCCCGCCACAGAGCTGCTTCAGGATGTGCGGCACCTCCTTACTGACCTCCAGGATCACTTGGCAAAGGACCCCAGTGTCAGGGCTGTCGTTGGGAGCAGGGGGCCTGGGGTCCCCCAGAAGGACGAGGATCTTG GCCCCGCAGTGGAGGCGGCCTTGTGCCGGGCGGTACTGGCGCCCCTGAAGCCGGCGCTGTGGGCTCGACTCCGCACGCTCCGCGCCCCAGAGCTGCGGCGACTGCGGCGGCGACAAATAGCTCTGCGAGCAGGGGCTGGGCCTCGCGGAGCTCAGGGGGCGGGGCCCGAAGGACAGGGCCCCGCCTTGCGCAGCCGCATCCACTCGCGCCTCGCGCACCTCCACGCCGCTTGCGCCCCACGCCGCAAGGTGGCGTTGCTGCTGGCGGTGTGCAGTGATGTCTACGCGGGGCTGGCTTCGGGCCAGAATGAAG AGCCCCTGGGCGCTGACGCCTTCCTCCCAGCGTTGACCGAGGAGCTTATCTGGAGTCCGGACATTGGGGAGACACAGCTGGACGTGGAGTTTCTCATGGAGCTCTTGGATCCGGAAGAGCTACTGGGAGAAG CTGGGTACTACCTGACCACATGGTTTGGGGCTCTGCACCACATCGCCAACTACCAGCCCGACGCCGGACGTGCGCCAAAGGGGCTCAGCTCTGAGGCCCGTGCCTCCTTGCGCCAGTGGCACCGCAGGCGGACGCTACACAGACAGGGCCTCGCCAGATCTCAG
- the RINL gene encoding ras and Rab interactor-like protein isoform X1 produces the protein MGPRGKAMASHILRMAQPEDQASAGLTYGERLENGAGETCLGVLRAPEPLLRLQRIWGVWQIPELDAQGAEALLELWPPGSFLVTGHDPSQVLVLRTGPSPGEVNTYQIQKLPGGVCLESSKLCMPDLPHLLAFLSASRDVLPRTLLLPPPALGPGEQHAGRVLSVVNKVYLEIHRGQGTEQTSPETPPETAKKNDPAPRNPAPHQVSWVESPLSSEVHHPGPALASLGEEEEETDNYKDEEEGPEDVLTSHVQALARSRSSYVARQFRGLKARLTSDAEGPHRPGDPATELLQDVRHLLTDLQDHLAKDPSVRAVVGSRGPGVPQKDEDLGPAVEAALCRAVLAPLKPALWARLRTLRAPELRRLRRRQIALRAGAGPRGAQGAGPEGQGPALRSRIHSRLAHLHAACAPRRKVALLLAVCSDVYAGLASGQNEEPLGADAFLPALTEELIWSPDIGETQLDVEFLMELLDPEELLGEAGYYLTTWFGALHHIANYQPDAGRAPKGLSSEARASLRQWHRRRTLHRQGLARSQFCCHRHRPVGEPQPDVLWTVSLSGFAWCVLLIRFWSCT, from the exons atGGGACCCAG AGGCAAGGCCATGGCCTCCCACATCCTGAGGATGGCCCAGCCAGAGGACCAGGCCTCGGCAGGCCTCACCTATGGGGAGAG ACTGGAGAATGGGGCAGGTGAGACCTGCTTAGGGGTCCTCAGGGCCCCAGAGCCACTGCTTCGACTGCAGAGGATATGGGGGGTGTGGCAGATCCCAGAGCTGGACGCCCAGGGTGCAGAAGCCCTTCTGGAGCTGTGGCCACCGGGG AGTTTCCTGGTCACAGGACATGACCCCAGCCAGGTCCTGGTGTTGAGGACAGGACCTTCACCAGGGGAAGTCAACACTTACCAGATCCAGAAGCTTCCTGGAG gtgTGTGTCTGGAATCCTCCAAACTCTGCATGCCAGACCTGCCCCATCTCCTGGCCTTCCTATCAGCCAGCAG GGATGTTTTGCCCAGAACTCTGCTCTTGCCCCCTCCTGCTCTAGGGCCTGGGGAACAACACGCAG GGAGGGTGCTCTCCGTGGTGAACAAGGTCTACCTGGAGATCCAcagagggcaggggacagagcagaCTTCCCCAGAGACACCTCCAGAGACTGCCAAGAAAAATGATCCAG CCCCCAGGAACCCTGCCCCTCATCAGGTCTCTTGGGTGGAAAGCCCACTCAGCTCAGAAGTACACCATCCTGGGCCAGCTCTGGCCagcctgggagaggaggaggaggagactgacAACTACAAAGATGAAGAGGAAGGACCTGAGGATGTGCTTACGAGTCACGTCCAGGCTCTGGCCAGGTCCAGGAGCAGCTATGTGGCCAGACAGTTCCGAGGCCTCAAGGCACGCCTCACCTCAGACGCTGAGGGCCCCCACAGGCCCGGAGACCCCGCCACAGAGCTGCTTCAGGATGTGCGGCACCTCCTTACTGACCTCCAGGATCACTTGGCAAAGGACCCCAGTGTCAGGGCTGTCGTTGGGAGCAGGGGGCCTGGGGTCCCCCAGAAGGACGAGGATCTTG GCCCCGCAGTGGAGGCGGCCTTGTGCCGGGCGGTACTGGCGCCCCTGAAGCCGGCGCTGTGGGCTCGACTCCGCACGCTCCGCGCCCCAGAGCTGCGGCGACTGCGGCGGCGACAAATAGCTCTGCGAGCAGGGGCTGGGCCTCGCGGAGCTCAGGGGGCGGGGCCCGAAGGACAGGGCCCCGCCTTGCGCAGCCGCATCCACTCGCGCCTCGCGCACCTCCACGCCGCTTGCGCCCCACGCCGCAAGGTGGCGTTGCTGCTGGCGGTGTGCAGTGATGTCTACGCGGGGCTGGCTTCGGGCCAGAATGAAG AGCCCCTGGGCGCTGACGCCTTCCTCCCAGCGTTGACCGAGGAGCTTATCTGGAGTCCGGACATTGGGGAGACACAGCTGGACGTGGAGTTTCTCATGGAGCTCTTGGATCCGGAAGAGCTACTGGGAGAAG CTGGGTACTACCTGACCACATGGTTTGGGGCTCTGCACCACATCGCCAACTACCAGCCCGACGCCGGACGTGCGCCAAAGGGGCTCAGCTCTGAGGCCCGTGCCTCCTTGCGCCAGTGGCACCGCAGGCGGACGCTACACAGACAGGGCCTCGCCAGATCTCAG